In Thermotoga sp. KOL6, the DNA window TACCTTTAGCACCAGCCATTTCAACAACTTTTCTTGCGTTCTTCTCTATCTCCTTTAAATTTATCAAAACCCTTGGATACATGTTCAACACCTCTTTTGTAGTAGAATAGTTAAAAGGAGGTGATCGTTAAACCATGATAGAAAAAATCGAAATGATGAAAAAAATCGAAGAAGCAAGTTCCTATATAAGAGAGAAAATAGAGATTCCACCAGATATTCTTATTATTCTGGGATCTGGTTTTAGTTCTTTCGTAGATAGCATGTCAGATCCTATTACTATAGATTATAAAGAGATTCCCCACTTTCCACAACCCACAGTGGAAGGGCACAGGGGAAAACTGGTTTTTGGAAAGATTAAAGATCGCTCCGTTATGGTGATGGCTGGAAGATATCATCTCTACGAAGGTCACGAGCCACAAACTGTTGTCTTCCCGGTTTACGTCTCAAAGCAACTGGGAGCAAGAGGAGCGATAATAACAAATGCGGCCGGAGCGATAAATCCCACGTATAAACCGGGTGAAGTGATTTTAGTAAGAGACGTGATAAACTTTATGTTCAGAAATCCTTTGAGGGGACCGAACGATGAGCGGATTGGTCCAAGGTTTCCCGACATGTCTTCTATTGCTGATCCAGAATGGGTGAAGAAACTCAAAGGGAAAATAGATTTCAAGGAGGGAGTTTACATAGGAGTTCTTGGTCCGAGTTATGAAACCCCTGCAGAGATAAAAGCTTTCAAGAAATTCGGTGCGGATCTTGTTGGAATGTCAACCGTTCCTGAAGTGATAGCAGCAAAACATTGCGGATTGAAGTTGATCGTATTCTCTTGTGTAACGAACATGGCTGCCGGTATCACACATGGACGGCTTTCACATGAAGAAGTGGTCAGGACAACCAAGATGGTTCAAGGAAAGATCGAAAAAATTCTGAAAACGGCCGTGGAGGTGTTTTGAATGAACGAAATCATCGATGTAATATCCGGTCACAACAGAATACTCGTTGTGGGACATATAATGCCAGATGGAGATTGCATAAGCTCCGTCCTTAGTTTAACTATCGGATTGGAAAAAATCGGGAAGGAAGTAAAAGCAACTATCGATTACAAGGTTCCATATGTATTCGAAAACTTTCCCCACATAGAAAAAATAGAGGAGAATCCTACTATTGAACCAGATCTTATTCTCGTGGTTGACGCTTCATCACCGGATCGGATAGGGAGGTATCAGTATCTTTTGAAAGATATTCCGTCCGCTGTCATAGATCATCACTCAACGAACACACTTTTTGGAAAATGGAACTGGGTTGATCCATCATTTGCTGCCACTGCTCAAATGATTTTCAGATTGAACAGAGCAATGGGTGTGAAATACGATCCAAATCTGGCTACCTTGAACTATTTGGGAATAGCAACGGATACGGGCTTTTTTAGACATTCGAATGCAGACATCAGAGTGTTCGGTGATGCGTACGAACTTGTAAAAATGGGAGCAGATGCTCACTTTGTTGCAAAAGAGATCCTGGAAAATAAACGATTCGAGCAATTCAAACTTTTCGCAGAAGTCTTAGAAAGGTTGGAGCTCCTTGAAAACGGGAAAATCGCTTATTCTTACATTGATTATGATACTTATTTGAAACACAACTGCACAGACGAAGACAGTTCGGGTTTCGTAGGTGAGCTGAGATCGATCAGAGGAGTGGAAGTCGCTATCTTGTTCATGGAATTCCCAAGGGGAAAGATACATGTCAGTATGAGATCGAAGGATTGGTTCAATGTAAACGAAGTCGCTTTCGAATTGGGAGGAGGAGGGCATCCAAGAGCAGCCGGTGTAACCTTCGAAAATCGACCGATATCGGATGTAATATCGGAAGTCATAGAACATCTTTTGAGGAGATTCAAAGAAGGTGTGAGTCATGAAAGTGAAAAAACTTCTCAGAGAAACCTACTGGGGGGATGAGTTTCTCGTAGAGGAAGACGGTGAGGAAAAGATTCTAAAAATTGTGAACGCTTCAGTAGACAGATCCTTTCTTTTCAACGAGTATGCAAAGCTCAAAAGGCTTGGAATACCGAATGTTCTTATACCGGAAAAACTGAAGATATCAGAAGGGAAGTATTTGTTCTTTTATCCTTATTACGATTTGAGACCCGTTGAGACTCTTAGTGAAAACTTGGCAAAACAGCTCGTTGCTCTCTTTTCGTTTCTGGCAAAAGCGGGAATCATTGTTCCCTCATTGGGCATGGATGATCTGTTGTTGGGGGATCGCTTGTTTTTCGTTCCCGCCTTTGTTGATGATCTATCTAGAAAACCAGATAAAATTGTCTTTTTTAAAGAAAAAGACCCAGAAATAACTCAAAGGGTACTCTTTCGTTTTCTGAAAATTCATGGTTTGGAATACGTTGCACTGAAGGATGAAATTTTCGATTTTGAGGCAAATGTGTTTAAATTTCCATACTTGCACAGGGAAGAGGAAGAAAGAATAAAAGAAGATATAAAATCTTCTCCGCACTTCCCGTTGCTGATATTGGTATTCGGTGAACAAAGAGTAGGTAAAACAAAGATGGTCACCGTTCTGTCAGACAAATTGAGAGAAGATGGGTATTTGGTTCATCACATCACAACCCTTGAAGATCTGAAGATGTGGTACGGGGTCTCCAACGAAATAGATTTGATATCTCAATTGGATGATGGTCAAAGGAAAATATTGATACTTGACGACTTCTCAGAAGGGTCTGATTTGTTTTTGTTTGTAAAAGAGCTATCGCTTATAAAAACAAAAACAGATATAGCTGTCCTGGCCACGTCCACCAAAGAATACGACTTCTTTCATATAAAATACAGACTCTCTCCATTCTCCCTAGAAAAAACTCGCGTGCTCCTAGAAAAAGCCGTTGGCAATATCACGGACGATCAGGTGAAATTGCTTTACAATCTCAGTAGAGGGCTTCCTGGTTACATCGCAGAGATAGTGCGAGCCTTATACAAAACAGATGTAAAGAAATGTAGTATGCTCGAAGTCTTTGAACCCATTCTCAGAGAATGTGACTCCTCGGAAATCAGAGAACTGAGTGTTCTTGGACAAAAATTCTCAGGTTTGGAGGTTCAAGTTCTTGGAAAGATAACAGGGCGAGACTATCTGAGAGCCTTAGCGAAAGCTCAAAACAAAGGCGTTGTTCTCGTGGAGGATGGACTTTACAGATTCTCGCTTAAGGAATTTTGGAAATACTACTACGAAAAGATCGGAAAGAATGAAAGGATTCTTCTCCACAGAAAACTGATCGAGAACCTACCCGAACATCTCATAATAAAACACGTGTTCGCCATTGAAGACAAAGTCACCAGATCTCTTCAGATCTTAAGATACGTGAGAAAACATTTCTGGGATTATGAGAAAACTCGTTCAATGATCGAACATTTGAAAAAATTGGAGGAATTTCTTGAAAAACCCTATTATTTCATCGAAAGTTTAAAGACAAAGCTCCTTCTCAGAATAGATTATAGAAGTCTCGAAAAAGAAGAATTTCACTTTTCAAGGTTCAAAGAACTCAAAAAGAAGATGGTTACGGGTTCAGAAAATCTTTTGAAAAAGAAAGAATTTTCATTCGCCGATCTTTACAAACTCATAGTTGTTTTTCATCAGTACACAAGATTGGGTAAAAAAGTGCCGGAAGAATTAATCGAATCTGTGGAAAAATTGCTTAGGGAGAAAATATTCTCTACAAAAGAGAGGTTGTACCTGAAAGCACGTCTCCTCTGTGAAATGTTCCACATCACAGAAAAGCGAGAAAATCTTAAAGAAGCCATGCGAATCGCCTCCGAAGAGGGGTTTGTAGATGTGCAAATTCTCGGCTATAGAGCTCTTGGGATCGTTTCAAGGACCAGGGCCATGAGCAATTACTACTTCAATCTCTCCCTTGATCTGTCCAGAAAATTGGATCCAAATCTTGCCATTGTTGACGAAAGCAACTTGGTTTGGAGCCTCTTATACGAAGGAAAAATTTCGGAATTTTTGACCCAGCTTCAGCTTCTCAGAAAACAATCCGAACTCTTTGAAAACGCTTCCATTCTTTCATACACGTACTTTTTGGAGGGACTTTACCATCTCCACAGAAAAGATTACAAAAATGCGGAGAAAATTTTCAAGAAGGAACTTGAAATAGAAGAAAAACATCGTATCGAGAGGCGAGCACTTCGTGGTCTTGTGATAAACTACCTTTTCAGTGAGAATTTCAAGACTGCGGAGTCGTTATTGAAAAAAGATGAACCAGAATTCAACAGATTCGGTTTCAACTTTTTGAGGGATATGGTTCTCGCCAAAGATGACGCAGAATTTTTGAACGTTTGGAACAAAAGGAAGGAAAATCCTCATAAATTTTTCAACGAAGAAATCGCCTATATTTTCGCTGAAAGATTGGCAGGACTCGATCCGGAGGGTTTCGAAGAATTCATTCAAGAATTAGAAAGAGAAAACATAGAAAACTCTTCGAATCTTATGCTAGCATTAGTTTACGAAACCATGTACAAGTTCTATAGGTCCCTAAACCAAAATTTCAAAGCAAAACGATTCCTACGCAAGGCAATTCTGATTTACGATTTGATGGGGATGAGAGAAGTTGCAAGGAAGTTGGGAGAAATGGAAAACTCCCATCCTGCGAGAGATAAAAGCTATTTCCACGCATTTCTTTCA includes these proteins:
- a CDS encoding purine nucleoside phosphorylase I, inosine and guanosine-specific — its product is MMKKIEEASSYIREKIEIPPDILIILGSGFSSFVDSMSDPITIDYKEIPHFPQPTVEGHRGKLVFGKIKDRSVMVMAGRYHLYEGHEPQTVVFPVYVSKQLGARGAIITNAAGAINPTYKPGEVILVRDVINFMFRNPLRGPNDERIGPRFPDMSSIADPEWVKKLKGKIDFKEGVYIGVLGPSYETPAEIKAFKKFGADLVGMSTVPEVIAAKHCGLKLIVFSCVTNMAAGITHGRLSHEEVVRTTKMVQGKIEKILKTAVEVF
- a CDS encoding bifunctional oligoribonuclease/PAP phosphatase NrnA, giving the protein MNEIIDVISGHNRILVVGHIMPDGDCISSVLSLTIGLEKIGKEVKATIDYKVPYVFENFPHIEKIEENPTIEPDLILVVDASSPDRIGRYQYLLKDIPSAVIDHHSTNTLFGKWNWVDPSFAATAQMIFRLNRAMGVKYDPNLATLNYLGIATDTGFFRHSNADIRVFGDAYELVKMGADAHFVAKEILENKRFEQFKLFAEVLERLELLENGKIAYSYIDYDTYLKHNCTDEDSSGFVGELRSIRGVEVAILFMEFPRGKIHVSMRSKDWFNVNEVAFELGGGGHPRAAGVTFENRPISDVISEVIEHLLRRFKEGVSHESEKTSQRNLLGG
- a CDS encoding tetratricopeptide repeat-containing diguanylate cyclase; the protein is MKVKKLLRETYWGDEFLVEEDGEEKILKIVNASVDRSFLFNEYAKLKRLGIPNVLIPEKLKISEGKYLFFYPYYDLRPVETLSENLAKQLVALFSFLAKAGIIVPSLGMDDLLLGDRLFFVPAFVDDLSRKPDKIVFFKEKDPEITQRVLFRFLKIHGLEYVALKDEIFDFEANVFKFPYLHREEEERIKEDIKSSPHFPLLILVFGEQRVGKTKMVTVLSDKLREDGYLVHHITTLEDLKMWYGVSNEIDLISQLDDGQRKILILDDFSEGSDLFLFVKELSLIKTKTDIAVLATSTKEYDFFHIKYRLSPFSLEKTRVLLEKAVGNITDDQVKLLYNLSRGLPGYIAEIVRALYKTDVKKCSMLEVFEPILRECDSSEIRELSVLGQKFSGLEVQVLGKITGRDYLRALAKAQNKGVVLVEDGLYRFSLKEFWKYYYEKIGKNERILLHRKLIENLPEHLIIKHVFAIEDKVTRSLQILRYVRKHFWDYEKTRSMIEHLKKLEEFLEKPYYFIESLKTKLLLRIDYRSLEKEEFHFSRFKELKKKMVTGSENLLKKKEFSFADLYKLIVVFHQYTRLGKKVPEELIESVEKLLREKIFSTKERLYLKARLLCEMFHITEKRENLKEAMRIASEEGFVDVQILGYRALGIVSRTRAMSNYYFNLSLDLSRKLDPNLAIVDESNLVWSLLYEGKISEFLTQLQLLRKQSELFENASILSYTYFLEGLYHLHRKDYKNAEKIFKKELEIEEKHRIERRALRGLVINYLFSENFKTAESLLKKDEPEFNRFGFNFLRDMVLAKDDAEFLNVWNKRKENPHKFFNEEIAYIFAERLAGLDPEGFEEFIQELERENIENSSNLMLALVYETMYKFYRSLNQNFKAKRFLRKAILIYDLMGMREVARKLGEMENSHPARDKSYFHAFLSSLEPNREFSEIMEFAAGKLSESIPFKNFSIKLIERSTNKVLEEFSTSFLETPIKSDFLEIAPFRTSMSFNLDMKHNMMMYVETDLECDEKVAWEMIEILEQFGNMLSIALRERLYRSRSIRDQLTNVLSRWYFMERFEEEVYKSNRYRIPVSLIMCDIDDFKKINDQFGHTIGDKVLNWVGKKLSSILRKSDLIGRYGGEEFIIALPGTPLDEAKVAAEKVRKLVKEDEGNLYHITMSFGVAEYLPPEDPSETIKRADMALYLAKQRGKDRVVTEKEFSQRFS